GCATTGCTTCTCTCCCTCGATCCTGGCGCCGCCACCAGCCGGCGCAGCGCGCTATTGTCGCCAGCGGCAATCGATTCGTGCCGCTGGCTGCGTTGTATCGGCGGGCGCTGGTATCGCCCGTTCTCGCCCCCTATCAGGAGGCTATGCAGCGCAAGGTCAAGAGCTTCTGCCGCAATTGCAGCGCGCTGTGCGCGATGGAGCTGACGGTCGAGGACGACCGGCTTACCGGCGTCGCGCCCGATGGCAGCGTGGCACCCGGCGGCGCCTATATCTGCCCCAAAGGGCTCGCCGCCGTGGAATTTCACAACGGCGCCGAGGACCGACTTACGACCAGCCTGAAGCGCGACGGGAGCGGCAATTTCGCGCCGATCGCGGTCGATCGCGCGATGGACGAAATCGCCGACGCGATAGCCGCTCTGGTCGCCGAACATGGCCCGCGCGCGATCGCCTTCTATCACGGCACCGGCGCCTATCGCGCGGCTCTGGGCGGGCTGATGGAACGGGCGATGTGCTCGGCGCTCGGCACGCCCAATTTCTTTTCGACGATGACGATCGACCAGTCGGCCAAATGGGTGACGATGGGCCGGATGGGCGTGATGGCGAGCGGCAAGCCGCGCCTGCCTGACGTCGACCTTGCCGTAATCGTCGGCAACAATCCGATGGTCAGCCATCAGGCCTTTCCCTTCATCGCGGGCGAGAGCAAGGCACCGGGTCGCGCGTTCGAAGCCGCCAGGGCGCGCGGCATGAAGATGATCGTCATCGATCCGCGCCGCACCGAAACGGCGCGCTTCGCCGACCTGCTGATCCAGCCGCTGCCGGGCCAGGACGTCGCGATATTTGCCGCCATCGCGCATATCCTGCTGCGCGACGAGACGTGGAACCGCGCCTTCTGCGATCGCTTCGCCAGTCAGATCGCGCAATTGCGCGAGGCGGTAGCCCCCTTCACGCCCGAGCTGGCGGCCGAACGCGCCGATGTGCCGGTCGAACAGATAGAGGAAGCCGCCGCGATGATCGGCGCGGCGAAACGCCCGCTGGTGGGCAGCGGCAGCGGCCCTTCCTTCGCCGACCATTCGAACCTTGCCGATCACATGATCGAGGCAGTCAACGCGCTGGTCGGCGGCTATCGCCGCGCGGGCGATCTCGTCCGCAATCCCGGCACGCTGAAGCCGCGCCCCGCAATCGAGACAGCAATCGCACCGACGCGAAGCTGGGAGCGCGGCCCCAAATGCCGCACCCGCGACATCGGCCACCTGATGGGCGAATTTCCCACTGCGCTACTGCCCGACGAGATCCTCACCCCCGGGCCTGACAAAATCCGCGCGCTGATCGTGCTTGGCGGCAATCCGCTGATGGGGCTCGGCGATCCGGCGCGATCGGTGCCGGCATTCGAGGCGCTCGACCTGCTTGTCTGCCTCGACGCGCGGCTCAATGAGACCGGGCGCCACGCCGATTATGTCATCGCCACCGCCCAGCCGTTCGAGCGGCACGACATCACCGTCGCGGGCGATGCCGCCTTTCCCGAACCTTTCGTGCAATATGCCCCGCCCGCCGTGCCCCCGCCCGACGGCGTGATCGACGATTGGGAATTCTATTGGGGCGTCAGCGCGCGAATGGGGCTGCCGCTGACGTTCAAACACTGGGGCTATGGCCAGAATTACGATGCAATCGAGCGCGGCCTGCCCTTGCCAACCGATCCCGCCGCCAAACCGCCGTCCGAATCGCTGATCGAATTCCTCTGCGACGAAGGCGATGTGACGTTCGAGGCATTGCAGGCGTCTCCCGCGGGGGTCCGCCCCGAACGCCCGCCGCAATATGTCCGCGCGATGGACGACAATGGTGCGCGGCTGGAGCTATGTCCGCCCGATGTCGCCACCGAACTGGCCGAGGTGCTGCGGGAAACACCCGAAACCGGCTTCGCCTTCCGCCTCACCAGCCGCCGCGTGCTCGAGGCGATGAACGGCGCCTATCGCGATTCCAAACGAATGGCGCGGCGCTATCCGGTCAACTGGGCGTACCTCAATCCCGACGACATGGCCGATCTGAGTATCGAGGACGGCGCGACGATCGAGATCGAGTCCGGGCACGGGCTGGTGCGCGGCATCGCGAAGGGCGAGGACCGGCTGCGGCGCGGCGTCGTCTCGATGACGCATTTCTTCGGCGTAATCGGGCCTTCGCGCGATCCGGTTGCCGAACGCGGCAGCTATACCGGGCGGCTGACTTCGCTTGACGACCATATCCAGGCGATCAATTTCATGCCGCGCTTTTCGGCGGTCCCGGTGAACCTGCGCCCGGTCAGCGCCTTGCAAGGATAGGACGTACGCCATTCCTCCCCCGGAGGGGGGCCGCGAAGCGGTGGAGGGGTAGTCGCCTTTTGCGGTAGCGTTTGCGGCCCCCTCCACCATGCTGCGCATGGTCCCCCTCCCCTTCCAGGGGAGGAATTACGGGTCGACATCTTCCTCCGACGGCAATCCGGTCTGTCAGCGGCCCCTGAACCGCGGCCGGCGCTTCTCTGCAAAGGCCGCCGCCCCCTCGCGGAAATCCTCGGTGAGCAATCCGGTCACCTGTGCGCGGTTTTCCGCCGCGACTGCCGCATCGAGGCTTGGCGCCTCGAGATTTTCCCACATCAATGTCTTGGTGCCGCGCACCGAATAGGGGCTGTTGGCAGCGATCGCACGCGCGGTTTCGACGGCGCTGTCAGCAAGCGCCTCCTCAGCCACCACATGCGACACCAGCCCGGTCGCCAATGCCTCGGCGGCGTCGACCGGGCGCCCGGTCAGCATGATTTCGAACGCGCGCCCGGCGCCGATCAGGCGCGGCAGGTGATAGCTGATCCCGCATTCGCCCGCGGTAAGCCCGACCTTCACGGCACCGACCAGGAATTTGGCGCTTTCGCTGGCGACACGGATATCGGCGGCTAGCGCCAGCCCGAAGCCGAAGCCGACCGCCGCCCCCTGCACCGCCGCAATCACCGGCTGCGGCAGCGCGCGCAGCTTGAGCACCAGCCCGGCATAGGCCTGTTGCAGCGCCATCCAGTCGTCGGCGCTTTCAGGCGCCTCGTCGGCAAGTGCCGCCTTCAGATCGAGCCCCGCGCAAAACCCCCTGCCCTGCGCGGCGAGCACCAGAACCCGGCATTGCGGGTCGGCTGCGATAGCGTCGAGAACGTCATGCAGGCCGCGCACCTGCGCCAGCGTAAGCGCATTGCGCGCCTGCGGCCGACAAAGCGTCAGCCGCGTTATCCCGTCCCCCAGTGGCTCGGTTTCGAACGGCGAAAGCGACACGTCGCCGCCTAATCGGCCCGGGCGGCCGCGCGACAATCGCGGATTCCGAATTCGAGCAGCTTGGCCTCGGACCCCAGCAGGTTGCGGATATGCGCCTCGGCATCCTGCACGCCCAGAGTCGCGAAATGCACGTCGGTCATGATCGTGACCATACGTTCGAGGCCGGTCAGCAATACCGTCGCCATCGTCGCGGCCTGGGTACGCGGAGCATTGGGATCGGCATCCATCTGAAAGATCAGGAGCCGCGTGACCGGAAAGGTCACGCGAATGCGATGCTCGCGCATCCGCTCGTCATAGGCGTCGGCAAGGCTGTTGCGCAGGTGGAGAATGCGCGAATGGCGCTTCCAGAAACCATAATATTCGACAACGAAGCGATTGCAGTGTTCGGCGAGCGTTTCATCGTCCCACCGCTTGCGCAATATCTCGACATAGCCTTGCTCGGCCGAGGCCATGAGCGGCTCGAGTACGACGAGCAACAGCTCGGTCAGGTCGCTGAAATAGAGATAGAGCGTCGTCATGCCGAGCGACGCTTCGCGCGCCACCGCGCTCAGCGAAAGCGGCGTATCGCCGGGTTCGGCGAGCAGCCTCTCGGTCGCCGCGATGATGCGATCGCGGGTATCGCGCCCCTTCTTTCCCAGCCGCTGGCCGACCAGATTGTGGCTGACCTCCTTCTTCGCGGCCGGTGCCGTCGCTCCCATTCGGCTCTCTCCTCTCCTGAGCGCCTGCGGAATTTCGGCAGCATGCGCAGTCGACAATTACCGTACCGCGCATGCTGCGATGCAGCTAGACCTTGATCGCGATCGCCTTGGATTCGAGGAATTCCTCGATCCCCTCGACGCCCCATTCGCGGCCCATGCCGCTGCCCTTGACGCCGCCGAACGGCAAGTCGCCGGCAATGCACAGCCCGCCGTTGATCGACACCGAGCCGGTGCGGATGCGCCGCGCCAGCGCCACCGCGCGATCGACATCGCCCGACGAAACGCCGCCCGACAGACCATAGTCGCTGTCGTTCGCGATACGCACGGCATCATCGTCATCCTCGAAAGGAATCACGACCAGCACCGGGCCGAAGATTTCCTCCTGGGCGATGCGCATGTCGTTGGTGACATCGACGAAGCAGGTCGGCTCGATGAAGAAGCCATTGCCCTTGTCCGGGCGGAGATTGCCGCCGTGGA
This genomic interval from Sphingosinithalassobacter tenebrarum contains the following:
- a CDS encoding molybdopterin-containing oxidoreductase family protein; the protein is MQRKVKSFCRNCSALCAMELTVEDDRLTGVAPDGSVAPGGAYICPKGLAAVEFHNGAEDRLTTSLKRDGSGNFAPIAVDRAMDEIADAIAALVAEHGPRAIAFYHGTGAYRAALGGLMERAMCSALGTPNFFSTMTIDQSAKWVTMGRMGVMASGKPRLPDVDLAVIVGNNPMVSHQAFPFIAGESKAPGRAFEAARARGMKMIVIDPRRTETARFADLLIQPLPGQDVAIFAAIAHILLRDETWNRAFCDRFASQIAQLREAVAPFTPELAAERADVPVEQIEEAAAMIGAAKRPLVGSGSGPSFADHSNLADHMIEAVNALVGGYRRAGDLVRNPGTLKPRPAIETAIAPTRSWERGPKCRTRDIGHLMGEFPTALLPDEILTPGPDKIRALIVLGGNPLMGLGDPARSVPAFEALDLLVCLDARLNETGRHADYVIATAQPFERHDITVAGDAAFPEPFVQYAPPAVPPPDGVIDDWEFYWGVSARMGLPLTFKHWGYGQNYDAIERGLPLPTDPAAKPPSESLIEFLCDEGDVTFEALQASPAGVRPERPPQYVRAMDDNGARLELCPPDVATELAEVLRETPETGFAFRLTSRRVLEAMNGAYRDSKRMARRYPVNWAYLNPDDMADLSIEDGATIEIESGHGLVRGIAKGEDRLRRGVVSMTHFFGVIGPSRDPVAERGSYTGRLTSLDDHIQAINFMPRFSAVPVNLRPVSALQG
- a CDS encoding enoyl-CoA hydratase/isomerase family protein, whose amino-acid sequence is MSLSPFETEPLGDGITRLTLCRPQARNALTLAQVRGLHDVLDAIAADPQCRVLVLAAQGRGFCAGLDLKAALADEAPESADDWMALQQAYAGLVLKLRALPQPVIAAVQGAAVGFGFGLALAADIRVASESAKFLVGAVKVGLTAGECGISYHLPRLIGAGRAFEIMLTGRPVDAAEALATGLVSHVVAEEALADSAVETARAIAANSPYSVRGTKTLMWENLEAPSLDAAVAAENRAQVTGLLTEDFREGAAAFAEKRRPRFRGR
- a CDS encoding TetR/AcrR family transcriptional regulator, which encodes MGATAPAAKKEVSHNLVGQRLGKKGRDTRDRIIAATERLLAEPGDTPLSLSAVAREASLGMTTLYLYFSDLTELLLVVLEPLMASAEQGYVEILRKRWDDETLAEHCNRFVVEYYGFWKRHSRILHLRNSLADAYDERMREHRIRVTFPVTRLLIFQMDADPNAPRTQAATMATVLLTGLERMVTIMTDVHFATLGVQDAEAHIRNLLGSEAKLLEFGIRDCRAAARAD